GTAGGGagtgtatgttttattattaatgtccTATACACTCCAGATAATTGTGCAGTCAGCTGCTTTTTCCAGGTCCTCTGCTGTTCTGCTGCAACATCACCTCAAAGGAAGACCTAATCCAAATTGAAGATGAGAGAGATTTTACCCCTTGGGCAAAAACTGAGAATGAGGAGCTTAGTTAAAAATctaaagagggagagagaaaggctgCAAGACTGcatgagctttttttttctttttcgtGTACTGTTCTGCCGCAGCATCACCTCAGAGAAGCATTTCTTTCAAACTGAAGATGAAAGAGGCTTTACCCTTTGGGCAAAAACTGAGAATGGGGAGCAGCCATTTAAATCTAATATTACCACTACTTAAAAACCAAGGAGAGAGGCAGTCATGACGTTGTGTTACCATACAAGCAAACTGTGTGAATGTGATGAAATTCAAGgcatttttcaacacatttaatgtaatCGGAACAGTGACTACACTCAAATAATCATGCTGTTATTGTGTCTGTCTGTGGCTGTGGTTGTTTACTGCTTTCCCACTTGCACACATTGTATCTACACAATAATCTCTACTTAAGGGAGTGAATGAAAATCAATGTGATAAGTGCAATACAAAAGCAGTGAACCCTccagagaggaaaacatttgGGTAAAGATTTTAAAAGCTGTTGAAATGATCATTCTTCTTTTCTCATTTCCCCCACAAAATCTCATTATCTCTGATCTCATTTATTACACTGCACCCCCCTCCCCAAACTCATCTTGGTTCTGTGTATACCTTTTGTTCCTCCTCACTAATGATGCTAACTCTCTTGGCCTTTTTTCCTCcatgttttcccctctttctgCCTCTCACTAGGTGTCTGTCTGGTGCTGGGCTGTATGATCTATCCTGATGGTTGGGACAGTGATGAGGTACGGAAGATGTGCGGGGAGCAGACAGACAAATACAGCCTGGGAGCCTGCTCAGTGCGTTGGGCCTACATCTTGGCTATCATGGGCATCCTGGACGCTCTCATCCTCTCCTTCCTGGCCTTCGTCCTCGGGAACCGGCAGGACGGACTCATGTCAGAAGAGCTGCTGGCTGAGAGCAAGGGTGAGAATATACTATCTAATCTGacaaaatgtgatattttattgAACTCCTTTAGGAAATGTGCTCTTGGCATGAGCACTGTGCTGAAAGTCAGAGCCAGGTTCAGAACATGTTGGGATTTAATGTCTTTAACAAGTCTGCTACTTACCACTTAAAATGATTACCGTAATGTATAGTGTAGGAAAGACTGCCTTCCTCACCAAATCTATTTTCCTATTCCTGAAATTAATTCCATGGAATCCTAAATATTTGTACGCAATTATATATGTTTgcatatacaaaataaactgattttATATCTGTATATCTAGAAACAGATTTTTTCCTTCAAAAATTGCATAACGGTTTAAATCTTAGATTCACTTATGTGTGTTAAGGTGTTTTTTTGGCTGGCCACAAGACAAATTGCCCTAAAAGTGCACGCGATATTGCGCTCGCAAAAAGCGTACACTTAATGTAAATGATTATCTTGCTTTAAGAATAATAATCTAATTTACACAAACCATGTGAATTTCAGCCTGGCAAACTTTATCATTTGAATGTCCTTTCATTTATGACAGCTGAGAGTAAGGTTTTGATGCAgcctttataaaaacaaaataactaaattTAGAAAGCTATAAATGAATTTGTGCATAACTAAAATGAGGCTGCATGAGCcaacttttgaataatgtgttagttacactaaaataaatcagatcAGATGTGCACTAATATTGAGGCATTGACAAAATGCACTGTTTTGCAACCGCAAGATATGCAATGAATAATTTGAACCTAATTTGAAATTACTTTACCATTTCACTTTGTTTGCTCTTTTGCAAAAAATAGCAGCTGTCAGCGAAATATTGgaatattaaatgcatttacacAGTTTGAGTCACAGGGCAATGTGCTGTCAAACAATGTATATTTTGTCAAGGTTGAGAGGATTCAAGCAGACGCCATCCAATCTAAGGTAACAAACTGCTTTACTGGTCTTCTGCTAGTGAAGGGGTTTTTAACATCctttaaagttcattttaaatatctcCTTGCAAGTCACATATCTGCTCGCTACTATGATCCAAACATAGTTGGAAATCTGACTATAGAACCATCAAATCCCATTTTCATGATTGAATCATGGAAATGGCCTGGCCTATAGGCATGGGTCCATGCATATGTAATGACTGCATTACTATCACAGGTCTGAGGTACTGTGACAAGGCCCTGATCCAGGTATGTCTCCCAGAGGGAAATTGGATTAGTTTGACGATGCCGTGTATATTTTAATGGAACCAGGCAGGCATATGCAAACAACAACTCATCAAACTGAAGTgtggagaaagaagaagaatgaagaggagaaaaggaaaatacGACAATACTTGAAAGGGGTAGAAGGTGCTTGTAATGTCACTCTGTTATTACAAGAGAGGCAAATATGGAACATAATGATAGGTTAATTGTCAAATCATCTGTGCATGCAGCTGCAACTATTCACTACAGAGTAATATAACCAAAGCTCACTGGCACTAAGtacaatttatattttcttattgtaAATTATGGTATATTCAAATGACACATTTGAGAGAATAAAAGGAGATGCAGATCTAAAAGGTAAAACTCTGAATGCTATGTTCAGTAACAGACCAAGTCAATAAAAAGCCTCTCTGCTGCACCAATTAACCATTCCTTAGTTTAGGGCTCTAGGAAATATCATTTATGAATATCTGACTACAGTTAAATACTCCTCAGCTCATCCCTGGTGCCATCTACTGGTGTTTGTCTGCAATACAACCAACCAGTCAATGTGAAGGACGTGAACACGGAGTCTTATTATAGCCTGACCTTGAGAACCGTGTTAGCACTTTTATCTTTtactctgtgtttatgtttttgcagAGGGAGGCAATGCCTAACCAAAATCTTAAGGTAAGTAAGGGCAAACATCATCGTCATCATAATCATCTTTAAATATGTCCATCTTTCAGTCAATGACCTTTTGTCAGCCATCATTATCAATGTTCTTTCATATTTGATTACCATGGAATGCATTGTGTGTCCACATTCCCAGTACAACAGtatcaattaaatgtaaattgatTTAATCATTTACACTCTTCATCACTCTTTTACTCCTGTAGCCCCCTTCAACAGACAATAAAACAAGTAGTCAGATACTTACTATAATACCACAATGCTGGAAAACTCATACAGTGATTATCTTCATTAATTAAAAGTACAGTATTATCAACAAAATCTACTTTAAGTACTACCggtaaaatatttattatgcAGCATAATGGTGGCCCCTGGTggtgttattttatgttattcGATAATTATCGAGATATTTTAGTGTTGAGGTGGAGCTAATTCAAATTACTTTAGAATGTTGAGTAGTTTGACCTTAAAGAATATCATATAACAATGTGTGAGCTTATCATAGGTTGACAATGTAAAATAGTCATCAATGTAGCAACTTTGTCAGGTAGATTTAATGGTATTTTACCCTGAAATGtagtataacatttaaatactcaaataaaagtattaataTTAGAGGTAGAAGAAGTTTCCACATCCTCTATTCAAGTAAAAACActgatgtgaaaacaaatactCTATTATGAGTACATTTGCTAAATACAGAATAATGTTGAAGTAATTGTGAATTCAGAAAAATGTCGAGTAAACTTttgacaaatgtaaacaaacattttatgatTTGAGTGCAGTAGGCATTTAAAGAAGCATGAACTAGAAAAAAAATCGATGGCATCTTCAGCACCTACAAAATAAATCctctatctttctctttctctcaggtTCCTGAATTTCCATGTGTCTGTTTTCATGAAGTACCCGTCAACCCTCAACATCAGCTTAGAGGAGAGAGGCCATCCAGTTCTGTGGAGGAGAGGAGTACTGTGGAACCAGCCAGCCTGCCTTTCACATCTACCTGCCAAAAACCCAGTGTACCCTACCCTCAAAGTCCATCCATTTTGCTTGCCGTCCCTGAATCGTCCCCAGCACTTAGATGGAGCCCGATGCACTTCTACCCCAATGTGTCTACAGACCTCACCCTTGCACAACATTGCATAGACCATGGCAGGGGCAGAGACTGTTATTCTACCGAGAAGTATACAGACTTCCCATTACCTACCTGAGAAGGCACAGGGTTGACATTGTACACCTGCAGTAcgagcacagacacacacagacaaacacaaacacaaaacacacgcCACCGCACtcatatgcacaaacacagctcAACGCACATACAGTCCATTTGAAGAAAACGTCGAGAAACTCTGTAATTACAAGTATTAAACTATGTTAACACTTAGCCGTGTGAACCACCGTCAAAATgtgtgtcatgttttatttgtggaaaaaaaaaagaaactgctcattttcagatattATCGAGTTGATGTAAATCtattgtgtttcatttgtaAGGTTTGACAATTAAAGATattagtttcttttttcttttgctcatACACCCCATTGTTCTACTTCAtttaatggaagaaaaaaaaaattaagatatTTTATATAAGAATATTATCatctaaaagagaaaaaaacttGTATTTAAAAGTATGTACAGTGAATATTAAAGATGTTCTAGGAATTTTAACTAAATCCATTCAATGCCCTGCTAGCTAAATTTGCACAGCACTTCAGTTTGAGAAGAAATCTAATATTTTATAGTCTGTGGTATCTACACTGTGATGGGGCTATCAGGACTGTGTGCTGCAGGACCCATGgctgctgtgtgagtgtgcttctgtatgtgtgtgtgtatggaagGTCTGTTTGTgtgcgagtgagtgagtgtgagtgagtgcaTGCACATGTGAGTGTTGGTGTGAATGTGCTCTTATAGTTGGCCTAAAGAACCAATATACCAGCCTCACAGACAATTGTCCTGTTGTGTagcttaatgtgtgtgtctctgtcgtTGTCTCCAGCTCCCTCTTTCCGTTTTCTCTCTTTAACTCCCCTTTTACTCGCTTTGTTTTGTTGGGACATACAGGGTAACATGATGGAGTTCGAGTATAATGTATAGTGACTGGTGTGCCTGAGGAGTAACATGTGTTGGTAATGGATAAGTAAGGCCTGTCCCAGCATCACCTGTGGATATTTTtctgtgtaaataaatattctatAGATACCAAACAATTAGCAAATATGGAGGAGGTTAATCTAGAACAAGTAAAGAGATTCCTTTAAGAATATATGAACACTTAATAAAGGTTTTCACTGTAAATCgcttttgtgtgtctttttttgacAAACGAGATATTTCcaaatgattattatattattgataATGTTTAGTACAACTCAGCCTGTGAAAAGTAAAGTCCTCTGTAAATTGATCAAGttgcattttgggaaatgtaggatcctGTGTTTTGGACCAGTTTG
Above is a genomic segment from Eleginops maclovinus isolate JMC-PN-2008 ecotype Puerto Natales chromosome 2, JC_Emac_rtc_rv5, whole genome shotgun sequence containing:
- the LOC134879684 gene encoding LHFPL tetraspan subfamily member 3 protein-like isoform X1 — its product is MIPGSAASMLPSAEAAKLYQTNYVRNSSVIGLLWAIFTILFGIVNVIIFSQPYWVGDGVDTPQAGYFGLFHFCVGDGISRDVVCQGSFTEFAAIPSTAFKAASFFIGMSMMLIVTCIACFSLFFLLGTSTVYKICGWMQALSGVCLVLGCMIYPDGWDSDEVRKMCGEQTDKYSLGACSVRWAYILAIMGILDALILSFLAFVLGNRQDGLMSEELLAESKVPVNPQHQLRGERPSSSVEERSTVEPASLPFTSTCQKPSVPYPQSPSILLAVPESSPALRWSPMHFYPNVSTDLTLAQHCIDHGRGRDCYSTEKYTDFPLPT